From a region of the Candidatus Blochmanniella camponoti genome:
- a CDS encoding DUF2633 family protein — translation MISSKKCYNKDCFNNFLIVFMKRKKKKIRIAKWILLISFTILFARLIYASVNAWNYHKNRNNNAVIPTTIYLNNNRIVLR, via the coding sequence GTGATTTCTAGCAAGAAATGTTACAATAAAGATTGTTTTAATAATTTTCTCATTGTTTTTATGAAAAGAAAAAAGAAAAAAATACGAATTGCCAAATGGATATTATTAATCAGTTTTACAATATTATTTGCTAGATTAATCTACGCTTCTGTAAACGCCTGGAATTACCACAAAAACCGTAATAACAATGCTGTTATTCCTACTACTATATATTTAAATAATAATCGTATTGTACTACGCTAG
- the ureG gene encoding urease accessory protein UreG encodes MLLNQYKQPFRIGVGGPVGSGKTALLEVLCKRMKDSYQLAVVTNDIYTKEDQRILIDANALSADRIVGVETGGCPHTAIREDASMNLLAVEELISKFNNLDIIFIESGGDNLSATFSPELSDLNLYVIDVAAGDKIPRKGGPGITRSDFLIINKIDLAKYVGASLEIMDRDTDLMRKGLPWSFTNLKTGHGVQSVVDFILTQRLSFQ; translated from the coding sequence TTGTTATTAAATCAATATAAACAACCATTTCGTATAGGTGTAGGCGGTCCTGTAGGATCAGGTAAAACCGCATTACTTGAAGTGTTATGTAAAAGAATGAAGGATAGCTATCAATTAGCGGTGGTGACTAATGATATTTATACCAAAGAAGATCAACGTATTTTGATAGATGCAAATGCTTTGTCGGCTGACCGTATTGTTGGAGTAGAAACTGGAGGATGTCCACATACTGCTATTCGTGAAGATGCTTCTATGAATTTATTAGCTGTAGAAGAATTAATATCAAAATTTAATAATTTGGATATTATTTTTATTGAAAGTGGTGGAGATAATTTGAGTGCTACTTTTAGTCCAGAATTGTCAGATTTAAATTTATATGTTATTGATGTAGCTGCAGGTGATAAAATACCTCGAAAAGGTGGACCAGGTATTACACGTTCTGATTTTTTAATAATTAACAAAATTGATTTAGCTAAATATGTGGGAGCATCGTTGGAAATAATGGATCGTGATACAGATCTTATGCGTAAAGGTTTACCATGGTCTTTTACTAATTTAAAAACAGGTCATGGTGTACAATCCGTTGTTGATTTTATCTTGACACAACGGTTATCTTTTCAGTAG
- a CDS encoding urease accessory protein UreF, translated as MRSDHGINSVLSLMQLVSSSFPVGGFAYSRGLEWAVECNWVNSVETFYSWQQQWIDGPLIYLEWPMLKRCYYYTQIGDEMSFFQCALKILSYRDTHELRLEEQQRGKALSRIILQWYPFTDGETWLSALKHSGLASIAWLGYTWSISLENLALGYAYNMLESATMAGLKLVPFGQRTAQRLLRSLMERLPNDWKKSDMITDHELGNGFPLQSIASSCHETQYSRLFRS; from the coding sequence ATGCGTTCTGATCACGGTATTAATTCAGTCTTGTCTTTGATGCAATTGGTTAGTTCTAGCTTTCCTGTGGGAGGCTTTGCTTATTCACGAGGTTTAGAGTGGGCGGTAGAATGTAATTGGGTTAATTCTGTAGAAACTTTTTATTCTTGGCAACAACAATGGATTGATGGGCCATTAATTTATTTAGAATGGCCGATGCTTAAGCGTTGCTACTATTATACTCAAATTGGAGATGAAATGAGTTTTTTTCAATGTGCATTAAAGATATTGTCCTATCGTGATACTCATGAGCTTAGATTAGAAGAACAACAACGCGGAAAAGCGTTGTCAAGAATAATATTGCAATGGTATCCATTTACGGATGGTGAGACTTGGTTATCGGCTTTAAAACATAGTGGCTTAGCATCTATAGCATGGTTGGGGTATACGTGGAGTATTTCTTTAGAAAATTTAGCGTTAGGGTATGCCTATAATATGTTGGAATCTGCTACAATGGCGGGACTGAAATTGGTGCCTTTTGGACAAAGAACTGCTCAGAGATTATTAAGATCTTTGATGGAGCGCCTTCCAAATGATTGGAAGAAATCTGATATGATAACAGATCATGAATTGGGCAATGGCTTTCCATTGCAATCTATAGCATCTTCCTGTCATGAGACACAATATTCACGATTATTTCGTTCCTAA
- the ureC gene encoding urease subunit alpha, which yields MLLSKHDYASLFGPTIGDSVRLADTELWIRIERDFTVYGEEVKFGGGKVIRDGMGQGQMSSKNCVDLVLTNAIIIDYWGIIKADIGINNGRISGIGKAGNPDVQPDVTIFIGPGTEIISAEGKIVTAGGIDAHVHFICPQQVEEALCSGITTFIGGGTGPATGSNATTCTPGPWFISRMLQVADTLPINIGVTGKGSASFPDALEEQIIAGAIGLKVHEDWGATPAAIDCCLNVADRFDIQVSIHTDTLNESGFVEDTLSAIKGRTVHAYHTEGAGGGHSPDIIRMCGFANVLPSSTNPTMPYTVNTIDEHLDMMMVCHNLNPNLPEDMAFSESRIRRETIAAEDVLHDLGALSMISSDSQAMGRVGEVILRTWQTAHKMKLQRGSLLGDATRYDDNVRIKRYIAKYTINPAITHGISHEVGSVEIGKLADLVLWSPVFFGVKPELIIKGGMIISSAMGDPNASIPTPQPVHYRLMFGALGKAKHATRMTFVSQVAYNSELIDYLKLISLIGEVRHCRDIQKKHMIHNSWQPIIEVDSQTYQVRANGELLTCEPASVLPMSQRYFLF from the coding sequence ATGTTACTATCTAAACATGATTATGCCTCTCTATTTGGACCAACTATTGGTGATTCTGTACGATTAGCAGATACTGAATTGTGGATAAGAATAGAAAGAGATTTTACTGTGTATGGGGAAGAAGTAAAATTTGGGGGAGGCAAAGTTATACGAGATGGAATGGGTCAAGGACAAATGAGTAGCAAAAATTGTGTTGATTTAGTATTGACTAATGCAATAATTATTGATTACTGGGGAATAATAAAAGCAGATATTGGTATCAATAATGGTCGTATATCAGGTATTGGAAAAGCAGGAAATCCGGATGTACAGCCAGATGTAACAATATTTATTGGTCCTGGAACAGAGATAATATCAGCGGAAGGTAAAATTGTTACAGCTGGCGGAATTGACGCTCATGTTCATTTTATTTGTCCTCAGCAAGTAGAAGAAGCACTGTGTTCTGGAATTACTACATTTATTGGAGGTGGTACTGGTCCGGCAACAGGCAGTAATGCAACTACCTGTACTCCAGGTCCTTGGTTTATATCTCGTATGCTACAAGTAGCAGATACCTTGCCTATTAATATTGGAGTTACCGGTAAAGGTAGTGCTTCTTTCCCTGATGCTTTAGAAGAACAAATAATCGCAGGGGCGATTGGTTTAAAAGTGCATGAAGACTGGGGCGCAACTCCTGCTGCTATCGATTGTTGTTTAAATGTGGCTGATCGTTTTGATATTCAGGTTTCTATTCATACTGATACTTTAAATGAATCAGGATTTGTTGAAGATACCTTATCTGCTATTAAAGGTAGAACGGTGCATGCTTATCATACTGAGGGCGCAGGTGGAGGACATTCTCCAGATATTATACGCATGTGTGGATTTGCTAATGTGTTACCATCATCTACCAATCCTACTATGCCTTATACTGTTAATACAATAGATGAGCATTTAGATATGATGATGGTTTGTCATAATCTTAATCCTAATCTTCCTGAAGATATGGCATTTTCAGAGTCTAGAATTCGGAGGGAGACAATTGCAGCTGAGGATGTGCTACATGATCTTGGAGCTTTATCTATGATTTCTTCTGATTCTCAAGCTATGGGACGAGTTGGGGAGGTGATTTTACGTACTTGGCAGACAGCGCATAAGATGAAACTACAGAGAGGTTCATTATTAGGTGATGCTACTAGATATGATGATAATGTTCGCATAAAACGGTATATTGCTAAATATACAATTAACCCGGCGATAACTCATGGAATTTCTCATGAAGTTGGTTCTGTTGAAATAGGAAAATTGGCAGATTTAGTATTATGGTCTCCTGTTTTTTTTGGAGTTAAACCAGAATTAATAATTAAAGGCGGTATGATTATCTCTTCTGCTATGGGAGATCCTAATGCTTCTATACCTACTCCTCAACCAGTACATTATCGATTAATGTTTGGAGCACTTGGTAAAGCAAAACATGCTACACGTATGACTTTTGTATCTCAAGTTGCTTATAATTCAGAGTTAATAGATTATTTAAAGTTGATTAGTTTGATTGGCGAAGTTCGTCATTGCAGAGATATTCAAAAGAAGCATATGATTCATAATTCTTGGCAACCAATTATTGAAGTAGACTCTCAGACTTACCAGGTACGTGCTAATGGAGAATTATTAACTTGTGAGCCTGCATCTGTATTACCAATGTCACAACGTTATTTTCTGTTTTAA
- a CDS encoding urease subunit beta, with product MIPGEFYISHGNIELNVGRQQVLVTVINTGDRPIQIGSHFHFYEVNSALKFNRVIARGFRLNIPSGTAIRFEPGQFRTVELVRYAGACKIYGFCKAIMGKLN from the coding sequence ATGATACCGGGTGAATTCTATATTTCTCACGGAAATATAGAATTGAATGTTGGAAGACAACAAGTGTTAGTAACCGTTATAAATACTGGAGATAGGCCCATACAGATTGGTTCTCATTTTCATTTTTATGAGGTTAATAGTGCTTTAAAATTTAATCGAGTTATTGCTCGTGGGTTTCGTTTAAATATTCCATCAGGAACAGCAATACGTTTTGAACCAGGACAGTTTAGGACCGTAGAACTTGTAAGATATGCAGGTGCATGTAAAATTTATGGGTTTTGTAAAGCCATTATGGGAAAGTTAAATTAG
- a CDS encoding urease subunit gamma produces the protein MKLLPREKDKLLLFTAALLAEKRRNRGLKLNYPEAIALISAVILEGAREGKSVAELMDIGKNVLTRDDVMIGVPEMITNVQVEATFSDGTKLVTVHDPII, from the coding sequence ATGAAGTTATTACCTCGTGAAAAAGATAAATTATTGTTATTTACGGCAGCATTGTTAGCAGAAAAGCGTCGAAATCGCGGGTTAAAATTAAATTATCCAGAAGCGATAGCATTAATTAGCGCTGTAATTTTGGAGGGTGCTCGTGAAGGAAAAAGTGTTGCGGAATTGATGGATATAGGTAAAAACGTATTGACCAGAGATGATGTTATGATAGGAGTACCTGAAATGATTACTAATGTACAAGTAGAAGCTACTTTTAGTGATGGAACTAAATTAGTAACAGTACATGATCCAATAATTTAA
- a CDS encoding urease accessory protein UreD — protein sequence MSDELSQKLIDGWLGELRLNFALRGGRSVLTKCKHVGPFYVKKVFYSEHDNTPHVYLLHPPGGLVGGDKLVLDVKLESGSRALLTTPGATKFYRSNGMYAEQKHTFRLECNTALEWVPQSSIFFPKSKVKIDTTFIIEQGSRIISFDMLCFGNLSLGTSNYPEEVDIHLKICLSDSIGLQERLRINELNCVMKLGGFRISALLFAVPSDEKILYEVRKLITSVKHFQVGGATLLDEILVVRLLGNDNQYLKKMLHHIWCTIRPFIIGRKAMLPRIWMT from the coding sequence ATGAGTGACGAATTATCTCAGAAGTTGATTGATGGTTGGTTAGGGGAGTTAAGATTAAATTTTGCTTTACGTGGTGGACGTAGTGTGTTGACTAAATGTAAGCATGTTGGTCCGTTTTACGTGAAAAAAGTTTTTTACTCGGAGCATGATAATACTCCACATGTGTATTTGTTACATCCTCCTGGTGGGTTAGTGGGAGGGGACAAATTGGTACTGGATGTTAAATTGGAATCAGGTAGCCGGGCGTTATTAACGACACCTGGCGCTACTAAATTTTATCGTAGTAACGGTATGTATGCAGAACAGAAACATACGTTTAGGTTGGAATGTAATACTGCTTTAGAATGGGTTCCTCAAAGCAGTATTTTTTTTCCTAAATCTAAAGTAAAAATAGATACCACTTTTATCATAGAACAAGGATCTAGAATTATATCATTTGATATGTTATGTTTTGGAAATTTATCATTAGGCACTTCTAATTATCCAGAAGAAGTAGATATCCATTTGAAAATTTGTTTATCTGATTCGATTGGATTACAGGAACGTTTGCGGATTAATGAATTAAATTGTGTTATGAAGTTAGGCGGATTTCGAATAAGTGCTTTACTTTTTGCTGTTCCATCGGATGAGAAAATATTATATGAGGTGCGTAAATTAATAACATCAGTTAAACATTTTCAAGTTGGAGGCGCTACATTGTTAGATGAGATCCTTGTAGTACGATTATTAGGTAATGATAATCAGTATTTAAAAAAAATGCTTCATCATATTTGGTGTACTATACGTCCTTTTATAATAGGGAGAAAAGCTATGCTACCTCGTATTTGGATGACATAA
- the guaA gene encoding glutamine-hydrolyzing GMP synthase → MKCNNHRILVIDFGSQYTQLLLRRIRELGVYSETCSWNISESQVYEFNPNGIVLSGGPHSVIDSYSPYIPEFVFQLGIPIFGICYGMQIMSFQLGGRVERVIAQREFGCTQVTILSKSVLIDDIYDYVDGVTGRFALDVWMSHGDVVTTVPKDFTVVGINKYQQVAMMANEDRHLYGVQFHPEVTHTKKGKSILERFVTCICRCKSSWKIANIIDDIVMDTRVKVGNDKVVLGFSGGIDSLVTALLLRRAIGHQFICIHIDHGLLSNYEFDRIKNFCALNCNLDIIYLSKEQRFFDALIGVNDPEKKRKIIGRVFTEVFEEQIRNLVDVKWLAQGTIYSDVIESGVSLSSFKNVIKSHHNVGGFCGITNIQLLEPIRNLFKDEVRGIGLDLGIPYDIAYRHPFPGPGLAIRILGEVKKEYCDILRKVDFIFIEELKREHLYSKISQAFAVFLPMHSVGIQGDQRKYKWVIALRAVETIDFMTAHWAYLSYDFLNKVSNRIVNEVEEVSRVVYDISSKPPATIEWE, encoded by the coding sequence GTGAAATGTAACAATCATCGTATTTTAGTAATAGATTTTGGATCTCAATACACTCAGTTATTGTTGAGAAGAATTCGTGAACTAGGAGTATATTCTGAAACTTGTTCTTGGAACATCAGCGAATCTCAAGTATATGAATTTAATCCTAATGGTATTGTTCTTTCTGGGGGTCCTCATAGTGTTATCGATAGTTATTCTCCGTATATTCCTGAATTTGTGTTTCAATTAGGTATACCTATATTTGGAATTTGTTATGGGATGCAAATTATGTCGTTTCAATTAGGTGGACGAGTAGAACGTGTTATTGCACAGCGTGAATTTGGTTGTACTCAAGTAACAATTCTTTCTAAAAGCGTTCTTATAGATGATATCTATGATTATGTTGATGGTGTTACGGGACGTTTTGCTCTTGATGTATGGATGAGTCACGGGGATGTTGTTACTACTGTTCCCAAAGATTTTACGGTTGTTGGTATTAATAAGTATCAACAAGTTGCTATGATGGCTAATGAAGATCGTCATTTATATGGTGTTCAATTTCACCCGGAAGTTACTCATACTAAAAAAGGAAAAAGTATTTTAGAACGTTTTGTTACGTGTATTTGTCGCTGTAAATCTTCTTGGAAAATAGCGAATATTATTGATGATATTGTTATGGATACTCGTGTAAAAGTAGGTAATGATAAAGTAGTGCTTGGGTTTTCAGGCGGGATTGATTCCCTTGTTACAGCTTTATTATTACGACGCGCCATTGGTCATCAATTTATCTGTATCCATATTGATCATGGGTTATTATCAAATTATGAATTTGATCGAATTAAAAATTTTTGTGCTCTAAATTGTAATTTAGATATTATTTATCTGTCGAAAGAACAACGATTTTTCGATGCTTTAATTGGAGTTAATGATCCAGAGAAAAAAAGAAAAATAATTGGTAGAGTTTTTACAGAAGTTTTTGAAGAGCAAATTCGCAATTTAGTAGATGTAAAATGGTTAGCTCAAGGTACTATATATTCAGATGTTATTGAATCTGGTGTATCTTTATCTTCTTTTAAAAATGTGATTAAATCGCATCATAATGTAGGTGGTTTTTGTGGAATTACGAATATTCAATTACTAGAGCCTATAAGAAATTTATTTAAAGATGAAGTTCGCGGTATTGGATTGGATTTAGGGATACCTTACGATATAGCTTATCGTCATCCATTTCCAGGACCTGGGTTAGCTATTAGAATATTAGGTGAAGTAAAAAAAGAATATTGTGATATTTTACGTAAAGTAGATTTTATTTTTATTGAAGAACTTAAGCGTGAACATTTATATTCTAAAATTAGTCAGGCTTTTGCAGTATTTTTACCGATGCATTCAGTAGGAATACAGGGTGATCAGCGTAAGTATAAGTGGGTAATTGCTCTTCGTGCAGTGGAAACTATAGATTTTATGACAGCACATTGGGCTTATTTATCTTATGATTTTTTAAATAAGGTATCTAATCGTATTGTCAATGAAGTTGAGGAAGTATCTCGTGTGGTGTACGATATTTCCTCAAAACCTCCGGCTACTATTGAATGGGAATAA
- the guaB gene encoding IMP dehydrogenase: protein MLTVVKEALTFDDVLIVPSRSRVLPAETVLKSFLTNAVSLNIPVVSSAMDTVTEASLAIALAQEGGVGFIHKNMSLDQQINEVRRVKRYESGIVTNPQCVTPDMTLLQVKELTSRNGFAGYPVVTDTNELVGIVTSRDVRFASDLSNFVFSVMTPKERLITVLEKENREVVLSKMHDKRVEKILLIDAAFRLKGMITAKDFEKAERKPYACKDNYGRLCVGAAIGVGEDYKERVEGLVDAGLDVLLVDSSHGHSERVLNCIATVRNMYPDLSIIGGNVVTKEGALELVESGASAVKVGIGPGSICTTRIVTGVGIPQITAISDVAEALKNTNVPVIADGGIRFSGDIAKAIAAGAHCVMIGSLLAGAEESPGDIEFYQGRSFKTYRGMGSLGAMSQGSADRYFQQQDPVITYKLVPEGIEGRVPYKGKLETIIHQLMGGLRSCMGLTGCVTINDLRTQARFVRVSYSGMQESHVHDVMITKESPNYRLR from the coding sequence ATGTTGACTGTTGTTAAAGAGGCTTTGACTTTTGATGATGTGTTGATCGTTCCATCTCGTTCGAGGGTGCTTCCTGCGGAGACGGTTTTAAAAAGTTTTTTGACTAATGCTGTTTCTTTGAATATTCCTGTTGTATCATCGGCGATGGATACGGTGACTGAGGCGAGCCTAGCTATTGCTTTAGCGCAAGAAGGCGGGGTGGGTTTTATTCATAAAAATATGTCTTTGGATCAACAGATTAATGAGGTACGTCGAGTTAAACGTTATGAAAGCGGAATAGTAACGAATCCTCAATGTGTTACTCCTGATATGACTTTATTGCAAGTGAAAGAGTTGACCTCTCGCAATGGATTTGCTGGCTATCCAGTTGTAACGGACACAAATGAGTTAGTTGGAATCGTTACGAGTCGTGATGTCAGGTTTGCCAGTGATTTATCAAATTTTGTTTTTTCTGTTATGACTCCTAAAGAACGTTTAATTACAGTGTTAGAAAAGGAAAATAGAGAAGTAGTATTAAGTAAAATGCATGATAAAAGAGTAGAAAAAATTTTGTTGATTGATGCTGCATTTCGTCTTAAAGGTATGATCACTGCAAAGGATTTTGAAAAAGCAGAACGTAAGCCATATGCGTGCAAAGATAATTATGGAAGGTTATGTGTTGGAGCTGCTATTGGAGTAGGAGAAGATTATAAAGAGCGTGTTGAAGGCTTGGTTGATGCTGGTTTAGATGTATTACTTGTTGATTCTTCTCATGGGCACTCAGAGAGAGTATTAAATTGTATTGCAACAGTTCGAAATATGTATCCTGATTTATCAATTATAGGGGGCAATGTTGTTACGAAAGAAGGTGCATTAGAATTGGTCGAATCTGGTGCTAGCGCAGTGAAAGTTGGTATTGGACCTGGTTCTATTTGTACAACTCGTATTGTTACTGGTGTAGGGATTCCGCAAATTACAGCTATTTCTGATGTGGCGGAAGCCTTAAAAAATACGAATGTTCCGGTTATCGCGGATGGTGGTATTCGTTTTTCTGGCGATATTGCTAAAGCGATAGCGGCTGGCGCGCATTGTGTAATGATTGGTTCGTTGCTAGCAGGTGCAGAGGAATCTCCAGGAGATATAGAATTTTATCAGGGTAGATCTTTTAAGACTTATAGAGGTATGGGTTCTTTAGGGGCTATGTCTCAAGGCTCTGCTGATAGATATTTTCAACAACAGGATCCTGTTATTACTTATAAATTGGTTCCGGAAGGGATAGAAGGACGTGTTCCTTACAAAGGAAAATTAGAAACAATTATACATCAATTGATGGGTGGCTTGCGTTCTTGTATGGGCTTGACGGGTTGCGTTACTATTAATGATTTGAGGACACAAGCTAGGTTTGTGCGTGTCAGTTATTCGGGCATGCAGGAAAGTCATGTGCACGATGTGATGATAACAAAGGAATCGCCTAATTATCGTTTACGATGA
- the mqo gene encoding malate dehydrogenase (quinone) has translation MSNVAVINQEHRLIKITSSADVVLIGAGIMSATFGTFLTILEPTWKIHIYERLNQPAQESSNVWNNAGTGHAAFCELNYTQYNNKNCSVDISKAIAINEAFEISRQFWAYLVQIKVLKYPSSFINNVPHMSFVWGEENVCFLKKRFQALLNSVLFSGMVYSEDLQQIRQWAPLIIDGRNVSQKIAATRMEMGTDVNFGALTQQLLNELKKNVNFKMYLQHDVGSVQNNNDATWDVHVIDRRCNHKKCIRTNYVFIGAGGRSLSLLQSSGVPEVCGYAGFPVGGQFLVTKNPKIVAQHLAKVYGKASVNAPPMSVPHIDTRILNGEKILLFGPFATFSSKFLKYGSWLDLFHSLNKHNIIPILQAGIDNFDLIKYLIGQLVMSNMNRIDELREYYPTVNPSDWTLVTAGQRVQIIKRNSNKRGILQFGTEVVKSSDGTLSALLGASPGASTVVSIVLQLLDTMFNNKINSDLWKNKIIDMIPSYTKNLNGDLILVNKIRQYTCNALKLNYIEAIDR, from the coding sequence ATGAGTAATGTTGCTGTTATAAATCAAGAACATCGATTGATTAAAATTACATCTTCAGCAGATGTGGTGCTGATTGGCGCTGGAATTATGAGCGCAACTTTTGGTACGTTCTTAACAATTCTTGAGCCAACTTGGAAAATTCATATATATGAGCGTCTTAATCAGCCAGCACAGGAAAGCTCTAACGTATGGAATAACGCTGGTACAGGACATGCAGCATTTTGCGAGCTTAACTATACTCAATATAATAACAAAAATTGTTCCGTTGATATTTCAAAGGCTATTGCTATTAATGAAGCATTCGAAATATCGCGGCAATTTTGGGCATATTTAGTACAAATAAAAGTACTTAAATATCCGAGTTCCTTTATTAATAATGTACCGCATATGAGTTTTGTATGGGGCGAAGAAAACGTTTGTTTTTTAAAAAAACGCTTTCAAGCATTGCTAAATAGTGTTTTGTTTAGTGGTATGGTATATTCGGAAGATTTACAGCAAATTCGTCAGTGGGCTCCTCTTATTATTGACGGACGTAATGTATCGCAGAAAATAGCCGCCACTCGCATGGAAATGGGTACAGATGTTAATTTTGGAGCACTTACTCAACAATTATTGAATGAATTAAAAAAAAATGTAAATTTTAAAATGTATTTACAGCATGATGTTGGATCTGTACAGAATAATAATGATGCAACTTGGGATGTGCATGTAATTGATCGACGCTGTAACCACAAAAAATGTATTCGTACAAATTATGTTTTTATAGGAGCTGGAGGAAGATCTCTTAGTCTTTTGCAAAGTTCTGGAGTTCCAGAAGTTTGTGGATACGCCGGATTTCCGGTAGGAGGTCAGTTTTTAGTCACAAAAAACCCGAAGATAGTTGCACAACATTTAGCTAAAGTGTATGGGAAAGCGTCTGTTAACGCTCCTCCAATGTCAGTACCTCATATAGATACTAGAATATTGAATGGTGAGAAGATTTTGTTGTTTGGCCCCTTCGCAACTTTCAGCAGTAAATTTTTAAAATATGGATCATGGCTAGATTTATTTCATTCTTTAAATAAGCATAATATTATTCCGATTTTGCAAGCTGGGATAGATAATTTTGATTTAATTAAGTATTTAATCGGTCAGTTAGTTATGTCAAACATGAATCGTATTGATGAGCTTAGGGAATACTATCCGACGGTTAACCCGTCAGATTGGACTTTAGTAACAGCAGGACAACGCGTTCAAATTATTAAAAGAAATAGCAACAAGAGAGGTATTTTACAATTTGGAACAGAAGTGGTTAAATCTAGTGATGGTACTTTATCGGCGCTTCTTGGTGCATCTCCGGGAGCATCTACTGTAGTTTCAATAGTCTTACAACTTTTGGATACAATGTTTAATAATAAAATTAATAGTGATTTGTGGAAAAATAAAATTATAGATATGATCCCATCATATACTAAAAATTTAAACGGTGATCTTATATTAGTAAATAAGATTAGACAATATACTTGTAATGCTTTGAAATTAAATTATATAGAAGCAATAGATCGTTAA
- the der gene encoding ribosome biogenesis GTPase Der, with product MLPIITLIGQKNVGKSTLFNKLTHTHDALISNYPGLTRDRQYGYFQCKQFKSILIDTGGIDKFCSTNTENIQSYVTYQTTLAMQEADILLFVMDRQSVGTSINYDIFNFLKKIKKNIFIVVNKIDNIPHHIHTLTWDYCSFGTKNIIFISAIHGHGIDNLLENISSLISKNIFFYKNKIPESNVNNTIYQNHIINPSCNKVDSAITVAVVGRPNSGKSTFVNHILEETRMITCSTPGTTRNCIHMPIIYDKKKYILIDTAGIQKSKRIDNVAEQISILKTFQIIKTAHILLFIGDANLGISDQDLHLLQFILNNGKALIIVINKWDLISPDLRNTTKKKLYEKINFISFTQIHFISALYGKGIKTLFQTIKSTNLCSRYTKTINTAYLIRILHAAIDKYPPPFLHGKRIKPKYIHVGKHEPLTLIIHGTHVSKLPDDYKRYLKKYFYRMLNITGVLLHMQFKDNINPFINK from the coding sequence ATGCTACCTATCATCACGCTAATTGGGCAAAAAAATGTAGGTAAATCTACTTTATTCAATAAATTAACACATACACATGATGCTTTAATATCTAATTATCCAGGATTAACACGAGATCGACAATATGGTTATTTTCAATGCAAACAATTTAAATCTATTCTTATTGATACTGGGGGTATTGATAAATTTTGTAGTACAAACACAGAAAATATTCAAAGTTATGTAACCTATCAAACAACTCTCGCCATGCAAGAAGCTGACATTCTATTATTTGTTATGGATAGACAATCCGTAGGAACATCTATAAATTACGATATTTTTAATTTTTTGAAAAAAATAAAAAAAAACATATTTATTGTCGTTAATAAAATTGATAATATCCCACATCATATACATACCCTGACGTGGGATTATTGTTCTTTTGGTACAAAAAATATTATCTTTATTTCAGCGATTCATGGGCATGGAATTGATAATTTGTTAGAAAATATATCTTCATTAATTTCAAAAAATATATTTTTTTACAAAAATAAAATACCTGAAAGTAATGTAAATAACACTATTTATCAAAACCACATCATTAATCCATCATGTAATAAAGTAGATTCTGCTATCACGGTAGCAGTTGTAGGACGTCCCAATTCCGGTAAATCTACTTTTGTCAATCATATTTTAGAAGAAACCCGTATGATTACTTGTAGTACACCAGGAACTACTCGGAATTGCATTCATATGCCTATAATATATGACAAAAAAAAATACATATTGATTGATACGGCAGGCATACAAAAAAGCAAAAGAATAGATAATGTAGCGGAGCAAATTTCTATTCTAAAAACATTTCAAATCATTAAGACTGCGCACATTCTCCTATTCATAGGAGATGCAAATCTGGGGATATCTGATCAAGATTTACATTTGTTACAATTTATCCTAAATAATGGTAAAGCATTAATAATCGTTATTAACAAATGGGATTTGATATCCCCAGATTTGCGCAATACAACTAAAAAAAAATTATACGAAAAAATAAATTTTATTAGTTTTACTCAAATACATTTTATTTCAGCATTGTACGGAAAGGGAATTAAAACATTATTTCAAACAATCAAATCAACGAACTTATGTTCTCGTTATACAAAAACCATCAATACAGCATATTTAATTCGAATATTGCACGCTGCAATCGATAAATACCCCCCGCCATTTTTACACGGTAAAAGAATTAAACCCAAATATATCCATGTCGGAAAACATGAACCATTAACTCTGATTATCCATGGCACTCACGTCAGCAAATTACCTGATGATTATAAACGATATCTAAAAAAATATTTTTATCGTATGTTAAACATCACAGGTGTTTTATTGCACATGCAATTTAAAGACAATATTAATCCATTTATTAATAAATAA